The bacterium genomic interval ATTTGCCACAGTGGTTAAGGTATCAATTTCGCTTTTGGTAAATTTATGGGGACTAGAGGTATAGCTGGTCAAAGCTCCGATTACCTTTCCCTTAACACATAAAGGAACGCAGAGCAAAGAAACCAACCCCTCTTTTTTGGCCATCTCCTTATATTTATAATCTTTTTCTTTTGTTACATCCCTCACCGCTATAGGACGATTTTCGGCAACCACTTTTCCTGCAATCCCTTCTCCTATTTTTAGAGCTGGTTTTTGATTATATGCCTCGTAAAACTCCTTACTAATAGAATGGGTTGCCCGTATAACCAATTCTTGCTTTTCGGAATCCACAAGCATTATAGAGCATATCCGGGAACCCATTACCTCTGCGGTCACAGTGGTGATGAGAGAAAGGATATCTTCTAAATAAAGGTTAGAAACAATAGCCTCACTTACCTTAGAAACTGCCTTTAATTGTTTGGCATAAGATGGCTTTTTAGGTTGCATCTCTTTTTTATAAAAGCATAACAAATCTCCTTTGGTTTTGCCAAGAATTGATTTTTTGTACGTCCAGATGGGTATAGACATACTTACCACCTTAAGGAAAGAAAAAATACAAAACAAAGAGATTATTGAAAGGGCTTTGATATTAGGAATATCAAGACAGACAGTAAGAAGGGGAAGAGATGGTCCTTTAAAGGATTTTTCAAAGAGACCTAAACATTCTTCCCAAGGAAAACCAAGACTGAACTTGAGGATTTAATAATAAATGAAGCAAAGAGAACGTATGTGTTTAGCTCGGTGAGAATAAAATTGGGAAATAGGCACAAAGGCACAGAGGCACAAAGGCGAGAGAGTTTATTTATTACTTGCTTTCTTTGTGCCTTTGCCCCTTTGTGCCTAGGTATATAGGACAGCTAAACAACGGCTATGGTAATTTGGTTAAGAGAGAAGCTAAACACGTACCATAAAACAATAGCTCCGGGATAGCATCTTATCCTTACCCCTAATATGACTATCCATTAAAGCTAAAGATAATTCACTTCCTTCCTCCTCAATTAGCCATTTCATAATTACCGAGGCATCCAAAAAAATCATCCTTCTTCCCTCATCTGGCGAATTATTGAAGTAGTGTCTATGCCTTTGAGTTCTTCCCGGTGCTCTTTTCTCCATTGATCAATCTTTTTGGCAGTTAATTGAAGTTGTCTCTCTTTCCCTTCTCCTTCATATTTTTCCTTATAGTCCTCTATAGGAATCATTGCTACTAAAGGCTTATTAACCCTGGAGATAACAATAGGGTGTTTTTTGGTATATACCTCATCAATTACACTTCCAAACCTTTTTCTTACGGTTAAAGCATTTAAT includes:
- a CDS encoding GAF and ANTAR domain-containing protein; its protein translation is MQPKKPSYAKQLKAVSKVSEAIVSNLYLEDILSLITTVTAEVMGSRICSIMLVDSEKQELVIRATHSISKEFYEAYNQKPALKIGEGIAGKVVAENRPIAVRDVTKEKDYKYKEMAKKEGLVSLLCVPLCVKGKVIGALTSYTSSPHKFTKSEIDTLTTVANQAAIAIENANLMVKTKIIQEELETRKLVEKAKGILMKECSLSEEEAYKRIQHQSMNMRKSMREIAEAIILTKEIEKNVLTKF
- a CDS encoding type II toxin-antitoxin system Phd/YefM family antitoxin, which translates into the protein MKTLNALTVRKRFGSVIDEVYTKKHPIVISRVNKPLVAMIPIEDYKEKYEGEGKERQLQLTAKKIDQWRKEHREELKGIDTTSIIRQMREEG